Proteins from a genomic interval of Crassostrea angulata isolate pt1a10 chromosome 7, ASM2561291v2, whole genome shotgun sequence:
- the LOC128192962 gene encoding uncharacterized protein LOC128192962 — protein sequence MLKVFQKACSQLLSLDAKLLGVSCNRSMRLKWRQDEEDEKKSDELPSVYGGIEYKRKKTPNVTLEQSMEYFSSAAYRKAYGTDKVWMRYRRNYRGNIMPKPRYSCKHKGVFLTNNPCPVCRDIYFVVDHRHIELLKQFLDTNTVHVADNMKTGVCNKQQRNLIRATERAIEEGFMEGPLTFRGYDMEYYRSLLNKTEEEEKTDVPFKILNPELLPYNIIKKYSQAKQEERKEKLKEERENTKI from the exons CTAGGGGTATCATGCAATAGATCTATGAGACTAAAATGGAGGCAAGATGAAGAAGATGAAAAGAAATCAGATGAACTGCCAAGTGTCTATGGAGGAATTGAATATAAGAGGAAGAAAACACCTAATGTCACGCTAGAGCAGAGCATGGAGTATTTCTCTAGTGCAG CATACAGGAAAGCCTATGGCACAGACAAAGTTTGGATGAGATACAGGAGGAACTACAGAGGAAACATCATGCCAAAGCCCCGCTATTCTTGTAAA CATAAAGGAGTTTTCTTGACCAACAACCCTTGTCCAGTATGCCGAGATATCTACTTTGTTGTGGACCACAGG CACATTGAGCTTCTAAAGCAGTTCCTAGATACCAACACAGTTCATGTAGCTGACAACATGAAAACTGGAGTTTGTAATAAACAGCAGAGAAACCTGATTCGAGCGACAGAAAGGGCAATTGAGGAAG GGTTCATGGAAGGGCCTCTGACCTTTAGAGGTTACGATATGGAATATTACAGATCCTTGCTGAACAAAACAGAGGAAGAGGAAAAGACAGACGTTCCATTCAAAATCCTAAACCCAGAGCTACTTCCATATAACATTATTAAGAAATACTCACAAGCTAAGCAAGAAGAGAGAAAGGAAAAACTTAAAGAAGAAAGAGAAAACACCAAAATTTGA